In a single window of the Bradyrhizobium sp. ORS 285 genome:
- the coxB gene encoding cytochrome c oxidase subunit II, producing MKMSKGQLGACLLGLAVAGMTGGSAFAETGQPAPWEYKLQEAATPVMENITWFHGLLLTIITLITLFVLALLVAVVVKFNARANPVPSRTTHNTLIEVAWTLIPVLILVMIAVPSFRLLFLELDVPKADLTIKATGKQWYWSYAYPDNGKFEFDSLLAQDKKPRLLAVDNEMVVPVNKVVRVQTTGADVIHSWAIPSFGVKIDAIPGRLNETWFKATKVGMYYGQCSELCGKDHAYMPIAVRVVSDQEFTAWVEDAKKKYASAPTSTYASAAGVSQ from the coding sequence ATGAAGATGTCGAAAGGCCAATTGGGCGCCTGCTTGCTGGGGTTGGCCGTGGCGGGCATGACGGGTGGATCGGCATTTGCTGAAACCGGGCAGCCTGCGCCGTGGGAATACAAGCTGCAGGAAGCCGCAACGCCGGTGATGGAGAACATCACCTGGTTCCACGGGCTGCTGCTGACGATCATCACGCTGATCACGCTGTTCGTGCTCGCGCTTCTGGTTGCCGTCGTCGTGAAGTTCAACGCGCGCGCCAATCCGGTGCCGTCGCGGACCACGCACAACACGCTGATCGAAGTGGCGTGGACGCTGATTCCGGTGCTGATCCTGGTCATGATCGCGGTGCCGTCGTTCCGCCTGTTGTTCCTCGAACTTGACGTGCCGAAGGCCGACCTGACGATCAAGGCGACCGGCAAGCAGTGGTACTGGAGCTACGCGTATCCCGACAACGGCAAGTTCGAGTTCGACTCGCTGCTGGCGCAGGACAAGAAGCCGCGCCTGCTCGCGGTCGACAATGAGATGGTCGTGCCGGTCAACAAGGTGGTTCGTGTCCAGACCACCGGCGCAGACGTCATCCACTCCTGGGCGATCCCGTCCTTCGGCGTGAAGATCGACGCCATTCCGGGCCGCCTCAACGAGACCTGGTTCAAGGCGACCAAGGTCGGCATGTATTACGGCCAGTGCTCCGAGCTGTGCGGCAAGGACCACGCCTACATGCCGATCGCGGTGCGCGTCGTGAGCGACCAGGAATTCACTGCCTGGGTCGAGGACGCCAAGAAGAAGTACGCCAGCGCGCCCACGAGCACCTACGCCTCTGCTGCGGGCGTGTCGCAGTAA
- a CDS encoding invasion associated locus B family protein: MALTRTRVSTDRTADMSAPAANDSRRLCRLSAIGGRFTRAVAMVSAAATALVVTATAIGVPHAALAQGAVRSVHGDWQIRCDTPPGAQAEQCALIQSVVAEDRSNAGLTVIMLKTADQKSRLMRVVAPLGVLLPSGLGLKLDNQDVGRAGFVRCLPNGCVAEVVLEDKLLGQLKTAKTATFIIFETPEEGIGFPLSLNGLADGFDKLP; this comes from the coding sequence ATGGCACTGACCCGCACCAGGGTTTCAACGGACAGGACAGCTGACATGTCAGCCCCAGCTGCGAATGACTCGCGCCGTTTGTGCCGACTCAGCGCGATCGGCGGCCGCTTCACGCGCGCCGTCGCCATGGTCTCTGCCGCAGCGACCGCGCTCGTGGTGACCGCGACTGCAATCGGTGTGCCTCACGCCGCGCTGGCGCAGGGCGCCGTGCGCTCGGTGCATGGCGACTGGCAGATCCGCTGCGACACGCCACCGGGCGCGCAGGCCGAGCAATGCGCTTTGATTCAGAGCGTCGTTGCCGAGGACCGCTCCAATGCCGGCCTGACGGTGATCATGCTGAAGACCGCGGACCAGAAGAGCCGGTTGATGCGCGTGGTCGCGCCGCTCGGCGTGCTGCTGCCGTCCGGCCTCGGGCTCAAGCTCGACAACCAGGACGTCGGCCGCGCCGGCTTCGTGCGCTGCCTGCCAAACGGCTGCGTCGCCGAGGTCGTGCTGGAAGACAAGCTGCTCGGCCAGCTCAAGACGGCGAAGACCGCGACCTTCATCATCTTCGAGACGCCGGAGGAAGGCATCGGCTTCCCGCTCAGCTTGAACGGCCTCGCCGACGGGTTTGACAAGCTGCCCTGA
- a CDS encoding GNAT family N-acetyltransferase, which produces MVEIVPITAAHIESFHRTLDCVARERRYLSFVQAPPLDKTRAFILNNIHEGYPQFVALSAGEVVGWCDVTPKSGPIDARIGVLGMGLLPQFRHQGLGRRLMDAALEAARVAGFSRVELNVYRGNTNAIRLYQRAGFLLKAVQPREAGDDGFDRTLLVMALALDASR; this is translated from the coding sequence ATGGTTGAGATCGTTCCCATTACCGCCGCTCACATCGAGAGCTTCCATCGCACGCTGGACTGCGTCGCGCGCGAACGGCGCTATCTGTCCTTCGTGCAGGCGCCGCCGCTGGATAAGACACGCGCCTTCATTCTGAACAACATCCACGAAGGATATCCGCAATTCGTCGCTCTCTCGGCCGGCGAGGTGGTGGGCTGGTGCGATGTGACGCCCAAATCGGGGCCGATCGATGCCCGGATCGGGGTGCTCGGCATGGGCCTTTTGCCGCAGTTCCGGCACCAGGGCCTCGGCCGGCGCCTGATGGACGCGGCGCTGGAGGCAGCGCGGGTCGCCGGTTTCTCGCGCGTCGAGCTCAACGTCTATCGCGGCAATACCAATGCGATCCGGCTGTACCAGAGGGCCGGCTTCCTGCTGAAGGCGGTCCAGCCGCGGGAGGCGGGCGATGACGGCTTCGACAGGACGCTGCTGGTGATGGCCTTGGCGCTCGACGCGTCGCGCTGA
- the tldD gene encoding metalloprotease TldD — translation MTAPTTSLLERANLDRDAVRSEVARGLAGADDGELFFEYSQTEALTFDNGRLKQATYDTSQGFGLRAVKDDAVGYAHSSDVSLPALMRAADAVSAVRGGYSGTFASAPPHTNVRLYGDDNPLDAPGFESKVKLLGEIDAYLRDKDPRVRQVTVSLGATWQVVEILRPDGESYRDIRPLVRVNVSVVAGQGDRQESGSKGYGGREAYARFIETKAWREAADGALREALVNLESVPAPAGEMDVVLGAGWPGVMLHEAVGHGLEGDFNRKKTSAFAGLMGKPVAAKGVTVVDDGTMASRRGSLSIDDEGTPTSRTVLIEDGILVGYMQDRQNARLMNMAPTGNGRRQGYAHVPMPRMTNTYMLAGERDPAEIIASVKNGIYAVNFGGGQVDITSGKYVFQCTEAYKIENGKVGAPVKGAMLIGNGPTDLNRISMIGNDLSLDTGIGTCGKNGQGVPVGVGQPTLRMDRITVGGTGR, via the coding sequence ATGACAGCTCCCACCACTTCCCTGCTCGAGCGCGCCAATCTGGATCGTGATGCGGTCCGGAGCGAGGTCGCGCGGGGCTTGGCCGGCGCCGATGACGGCGAATTGTTCTTCGAATACAGCCAGACCGAGGCGCTGACCTTCGACAACGGCCGGCTCAAGCAGGCGACCTATGACACCAGCCAGGGTTTTGGCCTGCGCGCGGTGAAGGATGATGCGGTCGGCTACGCGCATTCCTCCGACGTGTCGTTGCCGGCGCTGATGCGCGCCGCCGATGCGGTGAGCGCTGTCCGCGGCGGCTATTCCGGCACGTTCGCGAGCGCGCCGCCGCACACCAACGTCCGCCTCTATGGTGACGACAATCCGCTCGACGCGCCGGGGTTCGAAAGCAAGGTCAAGCTGCTCGGCGAGATCGACGCCTATTTGCGCGACAAGGATCCGCGCGTGCGCCAGGTGACGGTGAGCCTGGGTGCGACCTGGCAGGTGGTGGAAATTCTGCGGCCCGACGGCGAGAGCTATCGCGACATCCGCCCGCTGGTGCGCGTCAACGTCTCCGTCGTCGCGGGCCAGGGCGACCGCCAGGAGAGTGGCAGCAAGGGCTATGGCGGCCGCGAGGCCTATGCGCGCTTCATCGAGACCAAGGCGTGGCGCGAGGCCGCCGACGGCGCGCTGCGCGAGGCGCTGGTCAATCTCGAATCCGTCCCCGCCCCCGCAGGCGAGATGGACGTCGTGCTCGGGGCCGGCTGGCCCGGCGTGATGCTGCATGAAGCGGTCGGCCACGGCCTGGAAGGCGACTTCAACCGAAAGAAGACCTCGGCCTTCGCCGGGCTGATGGGCAAGCCGGTCGCCGCCAAGGGCGTGACCGTAGTCGATGACGGCACCATGGCGTCGCGCCGCGGCTCGTTGTCGATCGACGACGAGGGCACGCCGACCAGCCGCACCGTGCTGATCGAGGACGGCATCCTGGTCGGCTACATGCAGGACCGCCAGAACGCGCGGCTGATGAACATGGCGCCGACCGGCAACGGCCGCCGCCAGGGCTACGCGCATGTGCCGATGCCGCGCATGACCAACACCTACATGCTGGCCGGCGAGCGCGATCCGGCCGAGATCATCGCCTCCGTCAAGAACGGCATCTATGCCGTCAATTTCGGCGGCGGCCAGGTCGACATCACCTCGGGCAAATACGTCTTCCAGTGCACCGAGGCCTACAAGATCGAGAACGGCAAGGTCGGCGCGCCGGTGAAGGGCGCGATGCTGATCGGCAACGGCCCGACCGACCTCAACCGCATCAGTATGATCGGCAACGATCTGTCGCTCGACACCGGCATCGGCACCTGCGGCAAGAACGGCCAGGGCGTGCCGGTCGGCGTCGGACAGCCGACGCTTCGCATGGATCGCATCACGGTGGGAGGCACGGGCCGATGA
- the lepB gene encoding signal peptidase I, which produces MSLDKMSTSKVSTKAPRKETTWTGQIAQLAAVVAVVFLAKGAIAEPFYVPSGSMEPTLLIGDALLASKFPYGYGTSSLPMQITLPETGRLFGETPKRGDVVVFRWPGDTSQAWVKRVVGLPGDRIQMRQGQLYINGQAAQLKPDGIGDAEDDTGRNEPAYRYVETLPNGVSHLIFKMRDNGRLDNTQEVTVPAGKLFVLGDNRDNSADSRVSLRDGGVGFLPIDNLVGRADAVVGSWDLGFKNQPVWAWLSGFRLDRFFTAVR; this is translated from the coding sequence ATGAGCCTCGACAAGATGTCCACGAGCAAGGTCAGCACCAAAGCGCCGCGCAAGGAGACGACGTGGACTGGGCAGATCGCCCAGCTCGCCGCCGTCGTCGCGGTCGTCTTCCTCGCCAAGGGCGCGATCGCCGAGCCGTTCTACGTGCCCTCGGGCTCGATGGAGCCGACGCTGCTGATCGGCGACGCGCTGCTCGCCTCCAAATTCCCGTATGGCTACGGCACGTCATCGCTGCCGATGCAGATCACCCTGCCGGAGACCGGGCGCCTGTTCGGCGAGACGCCGAAGCGCGGCGATGTCGTCGTGTTCCGCTGGCCGGGCGACACCTCGCAGGCCTGGGTCAAGCGTGTCGTCGGCCTGCCCGGCGACCGCATCCAGATGCGCCAGGGCCAGCTCTACATCAACGGACAGGCCGCCCAGCTCAAGCCGGACGGCATCGGCGACGCCGAGGACGACACCGGCCGCAACGAGCCGGCTTATCGCTACGTCGAGACGCTGCCAAACGGCGTCTCGCATTTGATCTTCAAGATGCGCGACAACGGCCGCCTCGACAACACGCAGGAGGTGACCGTGCCAGCCGGCAAGCTGTTCGTGCTTGGCGACAACCGCGACAACTCCGCTGACAGCCGCGTCTCGCTGCGCGACGGCGGCGTGGGCTTCTTGCCGATCGACAATCTGGTCGGCCGCGCCGATGCGGTGGTCGGCTCCTGGGATCTCGGCTTCAAGAACCAGCCGGTCTGGGCCTGGCTGTCGGGCTTCCGGCTCGATCGGTTTTTCACCGCGGTCCGCTGA
- a CDS encoding MmcQ/YjbR family DNA-binding protein: MTFDDVRALALAWPEVEDGTSYGTPALKVRKKLLARLKEDGASLVLPGVPPDERAMLVESRPTLFYFTDHYRDDSIVLLRLSKARVAEVEPLLRRQWRTLASKKALAAFDRG, translated from the coding sequence GTGACCTTCGACGATGTCAGGGCGCTCGCCCTGGCATGGCCGGAGGTCGAGGACGGCACGTCCTACGGCACGCCGGCGCTGAAGGTGCGCAAGAAGCTGCTGGCGCGGCTGAAGGAGGATGGGGCCAGTCTCGTCCTCCCCGGCGTTCCGCCGGACGAGCGCGCGATGCTGGTCGAGAGCCGGCCAACGCTGTTCTACTTCACCGATCACTATCGCGATGATTCGATCGTGCTGCTGCGGCTGTCCAAGGCGCGAGTTGCTGAGGTCGAGCCGCTGTTGCGGCGGCAGTGGCGGACACTGGCGTCCAAGAAGGCGCTTGCCGCATTCGATCGCGGCTGA
- a CDS encoding nucleotidyltransferase family protein → MTEDDFVTSALRNPVNAAIIDVLRATALPDAWVVSGCLVQTVWNVRTGRPVDHGILDYDVFYFDLDTSWDAEDAVIRQVASCLAGIDAKVEVRNQARVHIWYPAKHGRPYPPLSQSTAGIDRFLTANTQVGLRPVGDGYELYAPKGLDDIDQMIVRPNYTANFSAANYAAKAERWKALWPEIRVITAEE, encoded by the coding sequence ATGACCGAGGATGACTTCGTCACGTCAGCGCTTCGCAATCCCGTCAACGCGGCGATCATCGATGTGCTGCGCGCGACGGCGTTGCCTGATGCGTGGGTCGTGTCGGGCTGCCTGGTGCAGACGGTCTGGAATGTGCGCACCGGACGCCCCGTCGACCACGGCATCCTCGATTACGACGTGTTCTACTTCGATCTCGACACCTCATGGGATGCCGAAGATGCGGTGATCCGGCAGGTCGCGTCCTGTCTGGCCGGGATCGATGCCAAGGTGGAAGTGCGCAACCAGGCCCGCGTCCACATCTGGTATCCGGCCAAGCACGGCCGCCCCTACCCGCCTCTGTCGCAATCGACCGCTGGCATCGATCGGTTCCTCACCGCCAACACGCAGGTCGGCCTTCGCCCTGTCGGCGACGGATACGAGCTCTATGCGCCCAAGGGCCTGGACGACATCGACCAGATGATCGTGCGGCCGAACTACACGGCCAATTTCTCGGCGGCGAACTACGCGGCCAAGGCGGAGCGGTGGAAGGCGTTGTGGCCGGAGATCCGTGTCATTACAGCCGAGGAATGA
- a CDS encoding cytochrome c biogenesis CcdA family protein produces MLALAFVAGLLSILSPCVLPLVPIVLGAAVSAHPRGALALAAGLALSFTAIGLFIALAGNSVGLDAGVFRLVAAVLMLAIGVVLLVPSWQAQLAVAGGPVQRWADRNSQDFAASGAGGQFMIGLLLGAVWSPCVGPTLGAASLLASQGHDLVRVTLTMLAFGFGAGLPLVVLGMVSRTTMMRLRERLLSAGKLGKTLMGAAFVIVAVAILSGADKQLEAWLVAISPAWLTELTTSI; encoded by the coding sequence ATGCTGGCGCTGGCCTTCGTGGCAGGCCTGCTCTCGATCCTGTCGCCCTGCGTGTTGCCGCTGGTGCCGATCGTGCTCGGCGCGGCGGTCTCGGCGCATCCGCGCGGCGCGCTAGCGCTGGCGGCAGGACTCGCGCTGTCATTCACCGCCATCGGACTGTTCATCGCGCTCGCTGGCAATAGCGTCGGACTCGATGCCGGCGTCTTCCGCCTCGTCGCGGCGGTCCTCATGCTGGCGATCGGCGTCGTGCTGCTCGTGCCGTCCTGGCAGGCGCAGCTCGCCGTCGCCGGCGGCCCGGTGCAGCGTTGGGCCGACCGGAATTCCCAAGACTTCGCGGCATCAGGCGCGGGCGGTCAATTCATGATCGGGCTCTTGCTCGGCGCTGTGTGGTCGCCCTGTGTTGGGCCAACGCTGGGCGCCGCGTCGCTGCTGGCCTCGCAGGGACACGACCTCGTTCGCGTGACGCTGACGATGCTGGCATTCGGCTTTGGTGCCGGCCTGCCGCTGGTCGTTCTTGGAATGGTGTCGCGGACAACCATGATGCGGCTCCGCGAGCGGCTGCTGTCCGCCGGCAAGCTCGGCAAGACGCTGATGGGCGCGGCGTTCGTCATCGTCGCAGTCGCGATCCTCAGCGGCGCCGACAAGCAGCTGGAGGCGTGGCTGGTCGCGATCTCACCGGCGTGGCTGACGGAGCTGACGACGTCGATTTAG
- a CDS encoding thioredoxin family protein — MMFSRRFFATAAAAATFALSGLGTAFAVETTPYTDAAFKAAQTAGQPILIEIHAGWCPTCKAQMPIIDKLAADPKFKDLKIFRVDFDDQKPVVKGFGAQMQSTLIVFKGASETGRSVGDTREAAIATLLDKSL; from the coding sequence ATGATGTTTTCGCGCAGGTTCTTTGCCACCGCAGCGGCGGCTGCCACGTTCGCGCTCTCCGGACTGGGGACGGCCTTCGCCGTCGAGACCACGCCCTATACAGACGCCGCCTTCAAGGCGGCGCAGACCGCCGGCCAGCCGATCCTGATCGAGATCCATGCCGGCTGGTGCCCGACCTGCAAGGCGCAGATGCCGATCATCGACAAGCTCGCGGCCGATCCGAAATTCAAGGACCTGAAGATCTTCCGCGTCGACTTCGACGACCAGAAGCCGGTGGTGAAGGGCTTTGGCGCGCAGATGCAGTCGACGCTGATCGTCTTCAAGGGGGCGAGCGAGACCGGCCGCTCCGTCGGCGACACCAGGGAAGCCGCGATCGCCACGCTGCTCGACAAGAGCCTGTAA
- a CDS encoding PAN domain-containing protein: MVQRRAGRFIGAWLRALTCLIAALCLTPASAQTYSDRPGGDYMSAPIASGDPADCALLCEHDRRCRAWSFNYPTVMEAGAVCWLKNSVPARVPDNCCVSGVRGAGVVEIRNDAVETSIDRPGGDYRSFDIKTTDLKANDKVEKPADKVADKGSDTKVADKKDEKAADAEEICKAACTGDNKCRAWTFARPGYAGKEAHCFLKKEIKPPRRRAGFTSGVVR; this comes from the coding sequence ATGGTTCAGCGGCGCGCGGGGCGCTTCATCGGGGCATGGCTGCGGGCACTGACGTGCCTGATCGCGGCCCTGTGCCTGACGCCCGCGTCCGCACAGACCTATTCCGACCGCCCCGGCGGCGACTACATGAGCGCGCCGATCGCCTCGGGCGATCCCGCCGATTGCGCGCTGCTGTGCGAGCATGATCGGCGCTGTCGCGCCTGGAGCTTCAACTATCCGACCGTGATGGAAGCCGGCGCCGTCTGCTGGCTGAAGAACAGCGTCCCGGCGCGGGTGCCCGACAATTGCTGCGTCTCCGGCGTACGCGGCGCCGGTGTCGTCGAGATCCGCAACGATGCCGTGGAGACCTCGATCGATCGGCCCGGCGGCGACTATCGCAGCTTCGACATCAAGACCACCGATCTCAAGGCCAACGACAAGGTCGAAAAGCCCGCCGACAAGGTCGCTGACAAGGGCAGCGACACCAAGGTGGCGGACAAGAAGGACGAGAAGGCTGCCGACGCCGAGGAGATCTGCAAGGCGGCCTGCACCGGCGACAACAAATGCCGCGCCTGGACCTTCGCGCGGCCCGGCTATGCCGGCAAGGAGGCGCACTGCTTCCTGAAGAAGGAGATCAAGCCGCCGCGGCGTCGCGCCGGCTTCACGTCCGGCGTGGTTCGCTGA
- a CDS encoding glutamate--cysteine ligase, with amino-acid sequence MARDQIDMTPLQSRDELVAWLEAGVKPPSAFRIGTEHEKTPFTLDGHRPVPYEGARGIGALLEGMKLLLGWEPIMERGNIIGLYDVTGGGAISLEPGGQFELSGAPVETVHQTHSELMAHLAQVREIATPLGIGFLGLGMTPSWTRAEIPVMPKGRYKIMRDYMPKVGSYGLDMMFRTCTVQTNLDFSSEADMIKKLRVSVALQPIATALFANSPFTEGKPNGYLSFRSEIWRDTDNQRAGMIPWAFEDGMGFERWVDYALDVPMYFVKREETYIDVSGTSFRDFFEGKNPAMPGERPTLSDWANHLSTIFPEVRLKRYLEMRGADGVPWGRLPALPAFWVGLLYDDASLDAAWDLVKTWTAFERQNLRDDVPRLGFKARIRNRYVFEVAKDCLTLAHSGLRRRNRVDQSGRDESRYLEPLDHIIDCGRSPAEEMLEKFNGPWHGSVEPAYDEYAF; translated from the coding sequence ATGGCGCGTGACCAGATCGATATGACCCCGCTGCAGTCGCGCGACGAGCTCGTGGCGTGGTTGGAGGCCGGCGTGAAGCCGCCGTCGGCATTCCGCATCGGCACCGAGCACGAGAAGACGCCGTTCACGCTCGACGGTCACCGCCCCGTGCCTTACGAGGGCGCCCGCGGGATCGGCGCGCTGCTCGAAGGCATGAAGCTGCTGCTCGGCTGGGAGCCGATCATGGAGCGCGGCAACATCATCGGGCTCTATGACGTGACCGGCGGCGGCGCGATCTCGCTGGAGCCGGGCGGCCAGTTCGAATTGTCCGGCGCCCCGGTCGAGACCGTGCATCAGACGCATTCCGAGCTGATGGCGCATCTGGCGCAGGTGCGCGAGATCGCGACCCCGCTCGGCATCGGCTTCCTCGGGCTCGGCATGACGCCGTCCTGGACGCGTGCCGAAATCCCCGTGATGCCCAAGGGCCGCTACAAGATCATGCGAGACTACATGCCGAAGGTCGGCAGCTACGGCCTCGACATGATGTTCCGGACCTGCACGGTGCAGACCAATCTCGACTTCTCCTCCGAAGCCGACATGATCAAGAAGCTGCGCGTCTCCGTGGCCTTGCAGCCGATCGCGACGGCATTGTTCGCCAACTCGCCGTTCACCGAAGGCAAGCCGAACGGCTACCTGTCGTTTCGTTCCGAGATCTGGCGTGACACCGACAATCAGCGCGCCGGCATGATCCCCTGGGCGTTCGAGGACGGCATGGGGTTCGAGCGCTGGGTCGACTACGCGCTCGACGTTCCGATGTATTTCGTCAAGCGCGAGGAGACCTATATCGACGTCTCCGGCACCTCCTTCCGCGACTTTTTCGAAGGCAAGAACCCGGCGATGCCCGGCGAGCGTCCGACCCTGTCGGACTGGGCCAACCACCTCTCGACGATCTTCCCGGAGGTGCGGCTGAAGCGCTATCTCGAAATGCGCGGCGCCGATGGCGTGCCGTGGGGCCGGCTGCCGGCGCTGCCGGCGTTCTGGGTCGGCCTGCTGTATGACGATGCCAGCCTCGATGCCGCGTGGGACCTGGTAAAGACTTGGACCGCCTTCGAGCGTCAGAACCTGCGTGACGACGTCCCGCGCCTGGGCTTCAAGGCACGCATCCGCAATCGCTATGTATTCGAGGTGGCGAAGGACTGCCTGACGCTCGCCCATTCCGGCCTGCGCCGGCGCAACCGCGTCGATCAGAGCGGCCGCGACGAGAGCCGCTACCTCGAGCCGCTCGACCACATCATCGATTGCGGCCGCTCGCCGGCGGAGGAGATGCTGGAGAAGTTCAACGGCCCGTGGCACGGCTCGGTTGAGCCGGCCTATGACGAATATGCGTTCTGA
- a CDS encoding MarR family winged helix-turn-helix transcriptional regulator, which translates to MKRKPSTEATAAWIRLMRVQSRVLDCVEQELKKAGFPPLAWYDALLELSRSPSGELRPVELERQMLIPQYSTSRLIDRLVDEGLVVRRECKIDKRGQFVEITEAGRELQKRMWSAYSAAIEKHVGSKLSDTDAAKLCMLLDRLGCSCGQAAPLAAGEGASTR; encoded by the coding sequence ATGAAACGCAAACCATCGACCGAGGCGACCGCCGCCTGGATCCGCCTGATGCGGGTCCAGAGCCGGGTGCTCGACTGCGTCGAGCAGGAGCTGAAGAAGGCCGGGTTCCCGCCGCTCGCCTGGTATGATGCGCTTCTCGAACTGTCCCGTTCGCCGTCCGGCGAGCTGCGCCCGGTCGAGCTGGAGCGGCAGATGCTGATCCCGCAATATTCGACCTCCCGCCTGATCGACCGTCTGGTCGACGAAGGTCTGGTCGTCAGGCGCGAATGCAAGATCGACAAGCGCGGCCAGTTCGTCGAGATCACCGAGGCTGGCCGCGAGCTGCAGAAGCGGATGTGGTCGGCCTATTCGGCCGCGATCGAGAAGCATGTCGGCTCGAAGCTGTCGGATACCGATGCCGCCAAGCTCTGCATGCTGCTGGATCGGCTCGGCTGTTCCTGCGGTCAGGCCGCGCCGTTGGCGGCCGGAGAGGGCGCGTCGACCCGATGA
- the gstA gene encoding glutathione transferase GstA → MKLYYSPGACSLSPHIALLEAGLPYDLVKVDLRAKTLENGDDYLKVNPKGQVPALGLPSGEIVTEGPVIVQMIADQAAGKGLAPARDSGERYKLLEWLNFITSELHKNFGPMFSPVLADDAKAFFKDRVMGKFKYIDSQLAGRDYLMGNQFTVADGYLFTILTWAERMKFDLSGMPNLVAYKNRVAARPKVQEALTKEGLMKAG, encoded by the coding sequence ATGAAGCTTTATTATTCACCCGGCGCCTGCTCGCTGTCGCCCCATATCGCCCTGCTCGAGGCGGGCCTGCCCTACGATCTGGTGAAGGTCGATCTGCGCGCCAAGACCCTGGAAAATGGCGACGATTATCTCAAGGTCAATCCGAAGGGCCAGGTGCCCGCCCTGGGGCTGCCGAGCGGCGAAATCGTGACCGAGGGTCCGGTCATCGTCCAGATGATCGCCGACCAGGCGGCGGGCAAGGGCCTGGCGCCGGCGCGCGACAGCGGCGAGCGCTACAAGCTGCTGGAGTGGCTCAACTTCATCACGTCCGAGCTGCACAAGAATTTCGGCCCGATGTTCTCACCGGTGCTCGCCGACGACGCCAAGGCGTTCTTCAAGGACCGCGTGATGGGCAAGTTCAAGTACATCGACAGCCAGCTCGCCGGCCGCGACTACCTGATGGGCAACCAGTTCACGGTGGCCGACGGCTATTTGTTCACGATCCTGACCTGGGCGGAGCGGATGAAGTTCGATCTGTCTGGGATGCCGAACCTGGTGGCCTACAAGAACCGCGTAGCGGCCCGGCCGAAGGTGCAGGAGGCGCTGACAAAGGAAGGGCTGATGAAGGCGGGGTAA
- a CDS encoding addiction module protein yields MSLSFDISKLTVKQRLDLIGLLWDSLTAEDVQLTSAQEAELTRRMASFDADARAAVPWDDIERELTSKARAETSR; encoded by the coding sequence ATGTCCCTTTCGTTCGACATTTCCAAGCTGACCGTGAAACAACGGCTCGATCTCATAGGCCTGTTGTGGGACAGCCTGACGGCTGAAGACGTGCAGCTGACCTCGGCTCAAGAAGCCGAATTGACTCGCCGCATGGCTAGCTTCGATGCGGATGCGCGAGCCGCTGTGCCGTGGGACGATATAGAGCGCGAGTTGACGAGCAAAGCTCGTGCTGAGACTTCGAGATGA